The nucleotide window AATCAAGCATTCTCTACCCATCAGGCCCACAGCGACAGGCAGCTCCAGCAACAGTCTGGAGAACAGGGAAGAACAGTGATATGGGAGCCTGGAAAGCTAAATGATTCATATCAGGCTATGACTCTGAAAATGTGAGACAAATAGAGAGGATGGAACTTTGATATCATTGTGACAGGGGTTTTTGCATTTTCTCTGTGAGACACACTAAATATAGTAATATGTGTTATTTATAACAGCCCCTATTAGAACACTACAAATGCCTCCGTTCTTCCTTCGGTGAGATCTAATAGGCTGATACTGTGCCTTTGCTTTGCACTTATTTGAAGCAGCTGTAAAATAGAGTAGCCCCTATattagaacactttacaaatgcctccctccttccttcagaGGTCGAACAAGCTGATAATGTACCTTTGCTTTGCACTTATTTGAAGCAGCGGTAAAATAGAGTATGCCCCCTTGTGGTCAAGTGAATAGCGTGACTCGTAAATGAAACTATTCCAGCAGACTACGATAGCAAAACATGAATGCATTAAAAATACACTACTTTAACCCACTATACACTGTTTGATATACTTACAGCGTAAACAGATTGACGCCCTTGTCACTGATTAACGTAGTGACTAGGCATTAACGTAAAAGTGTCGTAAAAACAAATGCTTTACGGCGTTGTTGCCTTCGTAATAACCGGTTTCCACTATATAGTGCAGCAACAAAGTCAAAATATCTATCTAacaaatttatgaaaaataaaattaGCTTTTTGGTGTTAATTTAAGGTTAGCAGCGTGGTtgagtttagggttaaggttaggtttaaaatcacattttaagaagtgaaattgtagaaataggcggggtgtatgactttgtggctgtggtaattaATGACGACCCTTTTAGTCCAGTTGTCCTTACATAGACGTCTATGGCATGTGAGTGATCCAAACGTTTTATGAAACGCAACATTACCTGTTGGTTCAGTGTGTGTTTTCAAGCTGTTAGTATTGCTTCACTTGCCTGGCAGTCTTGCACAGCTATCATTATTTTATTGAGATGGCTGTCCTGGCTATGCTAAccaactagccagccagctaacacaATAATCTGGCTTCTAGTTGCACTCGTCTCCATTGCATTTTGGATTTGACCAACAGGATAACATAATTGCCAATTGGAACATTAGTGTGAGACTTTCTTGTTACATTTTCAGCAGATGCGTTTATCCAGAGCGATTAAGGTTGGCTAAGtactttgctcaagggcacatcgaccaTTTTTTCAATTGTgtaactttttatttaactaggcaagtcagttaagaacaaattcttatttacaatgacggcctaaacgTTAGTctgctctgggattcgaaccagcgacctatcGATTACTggctcttaacctctaggctacctgccgcccatattACACTATGCACTGTTGTCACCAAGTTCAGATGGTCTGGATGAATTCTAGGACCCCATACATTCTCAACACATCCCTATGCGAATGTGTTGTATGCAATCACAGTAGAATAAAAACGGTTAAGTCCTCATTGTTCCCCAACTTCTCACAGAGAGCAGTGTTTTCCCTGTATTAATTTAGCAGCGGTGGCCCTATATTCAtttaacccccccaccctttccaCCACTGCTGGAAAAAATATCCTGGGGGAAACACTGGAGAGTATATATTTGTTATTTCTAAAACAAGAGCAGGCCTATTCACCGACAGTATTTTGTCACAACTGATTCAGCCAGGTCAAACCTGCTTTGTCAGATATAAAACCATTAACGTTATAATTctgtttctctgcagatccatcCCTCTGAAGTCTGTCTAACAGATTACGACCATGGTGTCTCCATTTCTGAAGTATGCCGTGATGGTACAGAAGTACCGGACGCCGCTTCTCATCGCTGGGTGCGGTGGGGTGTTTGCGGCCCAAATGTTCTACCACTTATTCCCAGAGAACACTTATAGGAAGCTGTATCAGGCCTGGAACAAAGGAGAACCAGCCAGCCTCTCTGAGAAGCTGGAGAGCGTCTTCAAACAGGTGCTGAAGGATTCTGACGTGGGCGCCCCTGATGCTTATAGTGCCTTCGCGTCGTTTGGCTTCCACCCTGTTGGGGCTGGCGTACCCTGGCTTCCCTCCGGTGCCCAGATTGGCATCCCTGCCAACTTCAACAGCACGCTGGACGACCCGGCTGGCATCACCAACCGCACCATACTCATCAATGGTGAGAAGGTGGAGTGGGACAGTGTCATCGGCACGGCCCTGAAGGATGCTCTAGTGTTCTCCCCAGAGGCTCAGAAGTTTGCCGTGGCGAGGGAGGTAGCTCGTCTTGAGGTGGGCGGGCCTGTGCTGAATGCGGCTGTAGCTCCATTCTGCTTGGCCGGAGTGATGGTCTACTCGGTGACCCTGAAGCAGATCTTCAGGCTCCACACTGGGCCTGTGATCTTCAGGGGCGTAGTGAATGTAGTGGCGCTAGGCCTGGGCGCTGTGTCTTACTTCTTGACCTCCGACGCTGTCAGCCAATGGCTGGACTACAAATCAGACCGCCGTGCTGCAGGCCTGTCCAAGATCTATGCCAAGGGAGGGGTGGAGTTCTACAACAAGATCCTCTCCCGGAACAAGACGCTACGTTCGCTGATGGGCCAGAAGGGGGAGGAGATGTACGCACCCAGTGGCAACCTGTTCCCTGCTCACCTGCTAAGACTGAAGCACGCTCCCTACACCTCTAGGAGGGATGGCATTATGGGCCTACTCAAGGAAGAGGAGGCCTAAAAAGGACATTGGAAGCCCAGTAATCTCCGCACCAAGAACCAAATATCACGTGAGCTTTGACCTCTGGCCAGCTACTTGTAAAGTCTGACACGAGACTAGAAGCCCACTGCTGTTTGTACTAGTTTTCCAGCAGGTATTATTTATGAAATCACAATTACTGTGAGAAAAAGGACATTTCAACCACATGTAACATTGGCTGAATAATGACAGTTATACTTGACCTTGGTACTATTGTTTCTCTTATCAGTGACCTCAATTTGAGCACAAATTTGCCTAAAATTGGTATACATGGTGAACCTGCACTTTTGTGTTGTAAAATACATCAGGGCACAATAAAAATATTTCATAACAATACCAATTTGACAAAAGGTATGTTATAATGTTTAAACATGTACAGCTGACTTGTGTAAGATGAAATTGTTGTGAGTGTTTAaccacaacaaataaatagcctTTGGCtattgtgtgagagagacagtgtgtgtgtgtgaagggaatCAGGAATCGGCTTGGTTTTAATGAACCCATCTTTTAAAAGCAATTTGCTTGGTGATACAGATCTTAATCTCCTGAGTCTCCACATTTAGCAGTTGTCTGCATATGAAATTGGAAACTTAATCTAGTTTTTTAATCACATCTCACACGTCTGAAGCCCTGTGGCGTTCTACAAAAAGAACCAAGTAATTAATGTTGTGACAGAGTGACTACTGCGGAGCAAAACTGAACCTAGAGACTAATGGCATTGTCAAATGAAGGTGCATCTCAATGGCACTTTATCTTGGTCTAAATCATAGAGCCAGAACAAAATCCACACTAGTCACAGCAATGACAGCGTCTTTTTAGCTTTGATAGTGAGGCTCTCCTGGGCTATATACGAATGCCTGTGTTTGTGATTACAAAAAAACTCAATTTTATGCAATGGAAAACTTGTTTAGGAAAATGATACAATTCTCCACCCAACTTCCATGGAAATGTGATTGGACCATTCTCCACAGAAACTAATTACAGCACTGTACTGGGCTACCACCAATGGTACCCACAGACTGGGTGGAGACGACATGGGGTACCACTAATTTGTGACAATAGATACTCTACAATTCATAGTTTAAAAAATCACATGCAAATAGCATTTATCTTTTAAAATATATTCTCAGTTTTTAACATACCACTTCACCAGTATGAGAGAAAGTCATTTTCATCACCACATCAGTCGTTGCGAACTGCATACATGGAGTGTCAACAGAAGTGGGAGGATCAAcagaagtacactatatatacacaagtatgtggacaccccttcaagttagtggattcggctcttttagccacaccagttgctgacaggtgtataaaatggagcacacagccatgcaatcttcaaagacaaacattggcagtagaatggccttactgaagagctcagtgactttcagcgtggcaccgtcacaggatggcacctttccaacaagtcagttcgtcaaatttctgccctgctagagctgtccagtcaactgtaagtgctggtattgtgacgtggaaacgtttaggagtaacaacggctcaccatgtgcaatgccaagcgtcggctggagtggtgtgacgctcaccgccattggagtctggagcagtggaaacgtgttctctggcgTGAAGAatcgcgcttcaccatctggcagtcccatgggcaaatctgggtttggcagatgtcaggagaacgctacctgccccaatgcacagtgccaactttaaagtttgatggaggaggaatgatgatctggggctgtttttcatggttcgggctaggccccttcgttccagtgaagggaaatcttaacactacagcatacaatgacattctagatgattctgcgCTTGGGGAAGCGAAAAACAAAACAGTTTGGGAagggcctttcctgtttcaacatgacaatgcccccgtgcacaaagcgaggtccatacagaaatggtttgtcaagatcggtgtggaagaacttgactggcctgcacagaaccctgacctcaactccatcgaacacctttgggatgaattggaatgccgactgccagccaggcctaatagcccaacatcagtgcccgacctcactaatactattatggctgaatggaagcaagtcccggtagcaatgttccaacatctagtgaaaagccttcccagaagagtggaggatgttacagcagcaaaggggggaccatattaatgcccatgatttgtggaatgagatgttcgacgagcaggtgtccacatactttttgtcatgtagtgtaggtGTATGGATATCAAACcagctaattgggcagatttgttACCACTTAAGACCATTTTGGTGGCTGATTGGGCTGCACGACAAGTTGATTGTGGACAACTAtagcattttagctaagcctAACCCTTTTCTGAACCTTAACCtgattctcctaacctgccaagttaattatcctaacctgccacaatAATTATCCTAACCATTTTCCTAACCGGACACATTAATTATCCTAAACTGCTACGCTACATTAGTTCTCTTAATAACTTAATGTTAATATAGCAGGTTAAGATTAATATTTAATTTAAGCTGACCCGCAGTGCACCTGGTTATGGCCTGTCTAATCAATAATGAAGACTTGACGTTGCACCCATCGCTGTTGACCCATCCAGTTATTTTGCAAAGCCCACTTTCAGACACTCCAAGTATGTAGGTACCCATACGTGCCCCATCACTGGTCGCAGTGATATGGAGTTAAGAGGGTAGTACTGTTCTTGTTTGGACCACAAGATGTCGCCACAGCCCAAATTTACATTTTACTCTACAGTCGCATTGTCTGGCCTAACCCACAGTGGTGTATTGTTAATACAGTTCATTCACAGTCACAGGCCTAGATATTTCCTGAATTTAGGGCAATAACTAAATAATTTAGGCTAATTCTGACCAACAATAGAATATTGCATATCCTGTGGCTAAAATTAACTGAGGCAATGGTGTCGTTTCCTCGCCACTGACCACCGGTATTCCACTCCACACTGTTGCATTTAGATTTCAGTGACCTTGGCTGCACAATGTTCAAAGGTGATGCCACAGTTTCCACAATACATTCGGTAAATCTATAAAACCGGCAAAATAGCAATACCATGGCATGAAAAGTGGTGGAAAAATTACATGAACGCTCACTCGCGATTTAAGAAATGAAAACCACGCCTGCCTATCCTGTGACTTCACCCCGGTGCACTGGTGGCGCTACGGAAACGGCCCCGGTACGTTGCTATGCTGTTGCCTCTGCTGAAGTGAGCGTGCATTGACAACGGACTCCGCTGAGAAAGTCAGAGACTCGGCAATCCGGAATACACTTCCCCCCCCCAACATTTATGTCGCTCATACCCTCTCATTTACAAATCAAAGGAATTGTAAATATCATTCACTCGGTCTGAGATGCCTGCTGGTTCGCTGTAGCCAATGGTTGCTGTATCTTGTGTGTGGATTATTCGTCGCCGAGCTAGTCGCAGATTCGAACTAGTAAAGGGCCCGCAGACAGTTGAATGTATGAAGCTGAAGGATCGGAGTGATAAAAATGAGGTTTTGTCGGAGTTCCCAGCGGGTGAACTGAACTTGGATTTTCAGTCCCTCACCCTAAACTCATTTCCCGCTGTAAGAAAACCATATTCCTTAAAAACTGGACGCCTCTGGAACTGTTTATGACGGTAAGATATTTGACCAACTAGCTACAGCACCCAGCTAAGCGAGAACGTTACTCGTTAGAACCACATTGTACTGAGAAGTAATGCAGCTTGTTAGTAAATGAACGTTAGATGGCTGTgaactggctagctaacgttagctagctaaattgctagGTAACTTTTGCTGTCCATAAACACAACCGAGATATAACGAAATGTTTTGCTAACTTATCTAGTTGCACTTTTGAACTGTCCTATACTCACGTCCAATGTAGGCTATGCCTTTGGGTTATTATTGGAAATTCTGAAAATAAACTGTTAACTACTGTTACTATCTCACTGTAACGTTAACGGTATTCACAAGACTTCAACTAACGTTTGATTTAGCCAGCTCAAATTTGACAGATTATGGAAGGacaatagctagctaacattatttaGCAAATCCAATTCTGGATCATGTTGgaactagctactgtagctagttaggcaGTCTGACTAGATATTTCTATTTTAATTACGCAGCTAGCTAAATTTAGTTATAAAGCTAGCTAAATTAACCCATTCTGAAATAGCCTACAACAGAGCCTAAATTGTCATAGTTAGCATCCAGTTACTGTATCCGCATGGCCCACTATCACCAAAGACCGTACAGTATGTGATCACTCACAACTGTTCAACCAGGTTGCAGTTGCGTTGTACTGACAGCTGTATCAGTCCTGCCACTTTCTGGTTGGTCATTTTCAAACTACAGTTCTCCCTAATAACGTTACAAGCGTTCGTCAAGGGTTTCCTTCCTTCTGACATTACCGAGGGCTGTTTCAAATGAGTAAATCGATGGTTAATCTGTATTTTCTGAATTTGGACATAATTAAATGATGTAGCTTGCTAATGTGGTCAGCGTTTACAATGACTTAATCGTCAGACATGCCACATTAATGTTTGTGGAAGCCCGTCCAGAGCAGACCTGGACTGATTTCAGCCTGCGAGCTCGAACATGTCACATCGTTTGAGAGCAGACCTGGACTGATTTCAGCCTGCGAGCTCGAACATGTCACATCGTTTGAGAGCGGACCTGAACTGATTTCAGCCTGCGAGCTCGAACATGTCACATCGTTTGAGAGCGGACCTGGACTGATTTCAGCCTGCGAGCTCGAACATTTCACATCGTTTGAGAGCGGACCTGAACTGATTTCAGCCTGCGAGCTCGAACATGTCACATCGTTTGAGAGCGGACCTGGACTGATTTCAGCCTGCGAGCTCGAACATGTCACATCGTTTGAGAACGGACCTGAACTGATTTCAGCCTGCGAGCTCGAACATGTCACATCGTTTGAGAGCGGACCTGGACTGATTTCAGCCTGCGAGCTCGAACATGTCACATCGTTTGAGAGCGGACCTGGACTGATTTCAGCCTGCGAGCTCGAACATGTCACATCGTTTGAGAGCGGACCTGGACTGATTTCAGCCTGCGAGCTCGAACATTTCACATCGTTTGAGAGCGGACCTGGACTGATTTCAGCCTGCGAGCTCGAACATGTCACATCGTTTGAGAGCGTACTTGGACTGATTTCAGCCTGCGAGCTCGAACATGTCACATCGTTTGAGAGCGGACCTGGACTGATTTCAGCCTGCGAGCTCGAACATGTCACATCGTTTGAGAGCGGACCTGAACTGATTTCAGCCTGCGAGCTCGAACATGTCACATCGTTTGAGAGCGGACCTGGACTGATTTCAGCCTGCGAGCTCGAACATGTCACATCGTTTGAGAGCGGACCTGGAATTATTTCAGCCTGCGAGCTCGAACATGTCACATCGTTTGAGAGCGGACCTGGACTGATTTCAGCGTGCGAGCTCGAACATGTCACATCGTTTGAGAGCGTACCTGGACTGATTTCAGCCTTCGAGCTCGAACATGTCACTACGTGAAAGCAAATTGAATTCCAcatcaattattttttttatgttttattgtcCGAGTTCAGCCTGAATAAATGATAGTCTACATCACAAGACCGGACCTCTCACTTGTCGCAAATGTGTACTGGCTGGCTTTCTCAGGTCCCCGAATCGCATTCAATCGAACCTATTCCTCCCTTAAACGCTGAATGACGGGCTGCTTTATAGTCCAGAGGACCTCTGTATTTTTCCTGTCCTCATTTCATTAATCTAATAAGGCCCCCATAGATTGCTACTTTGCTTCACAAAATCCTAAGGAGATCATTCCAGGATTCAGAGAGAAATCAGATTCATGCCAAAGGGTGGATTTACAATAGTAAAATATGTCTAGTGAGTTCTATCTCTGTTCAACATCAGATTTCCAACGTTTTTGTTTAGCTTGCCTTGGATGTGGTGTGGTCAATGCCACATTCCTGCTTCATGTGTGGAGCTATTATCataccttaaaaaaaacatagTATATAGACAAAGAAATTCGAACTATACAGGAAGTTCTCATCTAATCCATATTGCACATAGTGGTGCACTCTTGATTAATGCAATGATTCACAATTGTGTGGATATTTTAAAAGCCTTTCATTAAATTGGGCTAACAGAGCAAAAATGATGTCTGTCTATTGGCATTAAGGTAATTCTTGCATGGACATGTGGTGTGGGAGAGCTGTTGTCATTAAACTGTACCGCTCAGAGGGGTGTATGTGGTGTAGATATGTTGTGTGGGATACCTCTTAAAGAGAGATGTATCCTGGACCTAGTTTGTGTCGTCAAAGTAGTGTTGTGTAAAGAAGCCATAAGAGACTGTGACTGTCTGTGCCAGCAGAGATGCCTCTGTGTACACTAGAATAAAACCTTTTATGGGGACCCAAAAATGGCCAGTGGCGAGAGCCATGGCTTAATAGGTTGTGTACCGGAACTGGCCATCCCTTGATCTGAAGTGGAGTGTGGGTGGGGTATTgggactgggagaggaggggggagagggtccCAGGTGCAGGGATAATTGGAATAGACTACACCTGCTAACATGAGCATTGGCGAATCCACAGGGAGATTGATGGGACACAGCTAGCTAATCTACAATGAGGTAGGCTGACATTACTGCTGGGATGACAGTAACAAAGCTAAAGAGGCAGAATTTGTAGCCCTATTATGCTCACACAATGGTTTTTGTGTTTATTTGACAACTGCAATGGGAATGCCATTCTCATCCTTGTTTCAGTTTATCATAAGTGAAAATACAGCTATAGGTTGGGGATGAGATAAACCTGTGATCGTAAGCCATGTCCTCTTGGACAATCCCTAGTCTAGTGGATGATCTAACTACACCAATCAGTCAATACATTTCAACCCAGGTAAACTACTCTGAGAAGGCAGCAGCTCCAAGATTGAGAGCTATGTTGACTTGGCTTAGGACCACCTCTGTTTGAGACGAGGAGGCATGCTGACAGGAGACAGCTCTTAGCTCTGACACTTTCTGTTTAGTTAGCCCTGCAATGAAAGCCACATGCTTGCGCTGGGTGTTACAGCAGTGTTGTCATGTGTGCAGCACACCCTGTCAGCACCCCTTGCAGAGACAGCCTGTTTGGCAATCCATAACGAAGTGCCCGTCGGGTCGGCCGGCCGGATATCACACCCGTTTCAGCAAATCTCTAAAAGGCAAAACACAGCTGTGTTTACACTCCCATCTCTCACAGCCTCACATCTCAGAATCAAATGTGTTTTGGCTAATCTTTTCATTTCCTAACTCTGTGATGATCGCTGGATTGCCAGCTAAATGAAGGGTATTCATCAGCTAAGCGACACATTCCACAGAGGGATGAGTGACAGTTGGTTCTACACACCTGTTTGTACTGGACTAAGTTATATCCACAACTGGCTTTAACTCTTTATCCTTCCTGTTTCCCCAAATCAGCTACTTAATTATTGGAAGAGGGACCAGAATAGAAAGACCCttttaccaacaacaacaaaaaacctctCAGACATATACAATTAACAGAACCCCATTCTCCAGGGCAGACGATGGTAGGCTTCACATTAATCAAAGGTCCTAATTGGAGCATAGTGTAAAAGCTTTA belongs to Salmo trutta chromosome 20, fSalTru1.1, whole genome shotgun sequence and includes:
- the tmem177 gene encoding transmembrane protein 177, which gives rise to MVSPFLKYAVMVQKYRTPLLIAGCGGVFAAQMFYHLFPENTYRKLYQAWNKGEPASLSEKLESVFKQVLKDSDVGAPDAYSAFASFGFHPVGAGVPWLPSGAQIGIPANFNSTLDDPAGITNRTILINGEKVEWDSVIGTALKDALVFSPEAQKFAVAREVARLEVGGPVLNAAVAPFCLAGVMVYSVTLKQIFRLHTGPVIFRGVVNVVALGLGAVSYFLTSDAVSQWLDYKSDRRAAGLSKIYAKGGVEFYNKILSRNKTLRSLMGQKGEEMYAPSGNLFPAHLLRLKHAPYTSRRDGIMGLLKEEEA